Within the Deinococcus sp. Leaf326 genome, the region CAGCGTGAACACGCACGGCGTGGGGGATCTCGTGGCCCGCGTGGACGCCGTGACGGACGCCGAGGTGGACGCCCTGATCCAGACCTATCTGGCCGAGTATGACGTGGCCGCCGAACTGCGCCCCGGCGGCGAGCGGCACGGGTCCCTGCGCGACGGCGCCCGCATCGAGGCCGGAATGCGCGCCTTCCTGCAAGAGGGCGGCTACAAGGGCTTTACCGACACCTTCGAGGACCTGCACGGCCTGAAGCAGCTTCCCGGCCTCGCCACCCAGCGCCTGATGGCTGAGGGTTACGGCTTCGGCGGCGAGGGCGACTGGAAGACGGCGGCCCTGGTCCGCGCCATGAAGGTGATGGCGCACGGCCTGGAGGGCGGCACGAGCTTCATGGAGGACTACACCTATCACCTGGAACCCGGCAGGCATCAGGTTCTGGGGTCGCACATGCTTGAAATCTGCCCCACCATCGCCGCCGAAAAGCCCAGGCTGGAAGTGCATCCGCTGGGCATCGGCGGCAAGGCCGACCCGGTGCGGCTGGTCTTCGACGGCGAGACGGGCGCGGCGATCAACGTGTCGCTCATTGACCTGGGCAGCCGTTTCCGCCTCATCGTGAACGAGGTGGATTCGGTGGAGCATCCCGACCTGCCCGAGTTGCCCGTGGCGCGCGTCGTGTGGGAGTGCCGCCCCGACTTCAAGACCGCCTGCGCCGCGTGGATCTATGCTGGGGGCGCCCACCACACCGGCTACTCCACGGCGCTGACCACCGAACACATCGAGGACTTCGCGGCGATGGCGAACGTGGAACTGGCCGTGATCGACGCAGACACCCGCCTGCGCCCCTTCCGCGAGGAACTGCGCCTGAACGACCTGTACTACGTCCTGTCCCAGGGACTCCGGGTGTGACCCGGCCCCCGGACGCGCTGTGAGGGCCGCGCGCCAGTCCGGTCCGCTGCCCCCCCCGGTGACACCGGAGCCGGCGCAGGCGACTGATACAGTGGCGGCATGGTCTGGTCAAGCTCCTCCCTACCGGCAGCGTTCCATGCGTAGGGACGAAGCGGCGGCCGTGACCATCCATGACGTCGCCCGGCAGTCCGGGGTGTCGTATCAGACCGTCTCGCGGGTCGTCAACAACCATCCCAGCGTGGCCGACACGACGCGCGCGCGGGTGCAGGAAGCCATCGCCCAGCTCGGCTACCGCCCCAGCCTGCTCGCCAAGAGCCTCTCGACGCGGCGCTCGATGCTGCTGGGCGTCGTGGCCTACGGCACCGAGCAGTACGGCCCGTCCCAGTTCGTCCAGAACGTGCAGCGCAGCGCCCGCACCCACAGCTACGAGGTGCTGCTCGTCACCCTGCGCGAATTCGAGGAGGCGGCCATGCTCGAGGCCGTCGCCCGGCTCGGCCAGTTCGGGGTGGACGGCCTGGTCCTGCTCGCGCCCCACCACGCGCACGGGGTCGTGCGCCGGCTGGGCACCCAGGTGCCGTTCATCGTGGTGGACGCCACCGAGGAAGTGGACGGCACCACCGTCAGCATCGACCAGGCGGGGGGCGCGGCCCTCGCCGTCGAGCACCTGATCGGGCTGGGCCACCGGGCCATCCTGCACATCAGCGGCCCGAAGGAGTGGAGCGACGCCGAACTGCGCTACCAGGGCTACGTGCAGACCATGGAGAGCCACGGCCTCGCGCCGCTGCCGCGCTTCGAGGGCGACTGGAGCCCGGCGAGCGGGTTTGCGGCGGCGCAGCGGGCGCTGGACTCGGGTGTCTCCTTCACGGCCCTGACGGTCGGCAACGACCAGATGGCCCTGGGAGCGGTCGCCGCCCTGCGCGCGGCGGGGCGGAGCGTGCCGGGCGACGTATCGGTGGTGGGCTTCGACGACATTCCCGAGGCGGCGTATTTTGAGCCGCCCCTGACCACCGTGGCCCAGGATTTCGGTCTGCTGGGCCGCAAGAGCCTCGAAGAGCTGCTGCGGCGCATCGCCGAGCCGGCCAGCCGCAGCCGGCACGTCATCTTTCAGCCGCAGTTCGTGTTGCGGAGCAGCACGCGGCGGCTGGGTGAGGAGGAACCGGGCTGGTCCCGGTGATGGCCCTTCATCGTACCTAGGAAGCGTCCTGCCCGACACGAGATCGGGCCGGGGCTGAACACTTGCGGGCGCAATCAGGGTCGGGCGCGGCCCACTCCGGAACATCTGAGCAGGAAGCGCTGGGGCGAAATTGCCTCAGCCCTTCCTCTCTAGCCTACCGGGGTCAGCTGGCGGGGGCCACCTCGGGCAGGGGACGCGGCGCCGCGCGGATGGCCCACAGCCAGACCAGTCCTCCGGTTCCCTGCGCCAGCGCCGCGAAGGCGAACCACAGCCCCAGCGGCAGCCGGTCGAGAATGGGGGAGACCAGCAGGAGGGTCAGGGGCATACCCAGCCCCGAGACCATGCCCAGGACACTGAATACACGGCCCAGGAACTGCTGCGGAACGAGCTGCTGAAGCAGGGTCTGGAAGGGAATGTTGATGAGCCCGAAGCCGAAGCCCAGGAGCGCCGCGCCGGTCCAGAGCACCGCCACCTGCGGCAGGGCCCACAGGACCGCGTAGGTCAGCGAGGTCAGGACCAGGCCCGCGGCGATGACTTTCTGCGGGTCGAAGCGGGGGCCGAACGCCACGGTCGCCGCGCCGGCGAGCAGCATTCCCAGGCTTTCCAGCGCCAGAAAGGTAGCGTAGCCGGTCGCCTGAGCCCCGATACTGCTGAACAGTTTGGGCAGGATGGCTGTGACCGGCGCGAGACTGGCGTTGAGCAGCAGGGCGATGATCGGCGCGAGCACGAGCAGGCGCGAACGGCCCATCACCTGTAGTCCGCCGCGCAGGTCCCCGATGAGATCAAGCGGCGCGCCGGGCGTTCCCACCTCGCGGGGCAGCCGCACCCAGCCCATCAGGGCCGCCATGAGCAGGAAGCTCAGTCCGTCGGCGACGATGGCCGCTGCCGGAGACCACTGGGCGACGACCGCGCCGCCGGCCAGCGTGCCCAGCAGCCAGGCCCCCCGGCCGACGCTGCCCAGCAGACCGTTGGCGCGGCCCAGGGCCTCGGCCGGGACCAGGGTAGGCACCGCCGCGTTGCTGGCGGGCCCAGCGAACGCTCCGGCCAGACCCGTCAGCAGCGCGGCCAGATTGATGGCCCACAGGGGAACGTCGCCCCAGGCTAGGGCCAGCCCGCCGACCGTGAGCTGCAGGGCGCCGCGCAGCAGGTCCGCGCCGATCAGCGGCCACTTCAGGGGAAAGCGGTCGACGAGCACTCCGGCAAACGGCATGAGAAGGTTGGGAATCAGGCTGCAGGCCAGGGTCAGGGCCATCTGCCGCGCGGAGCCGGTCTGGTGCAGCACCAGAAAGCTCAGGGCAATGCCGGCCAGGGCCGTGCCGAATTGCGATTGGGCGGCCCCCAGGAGCCAGATCACGAAACTGCGGTTCCAGAGGGATGAGGTCATGGGTTCAGTGTGTGGAGAGGGCTACAGGAATAAACAGCGGTCCGTTCAGGTAGCTTCTTCCTAGACTGTCGGCGTGAGCGAACATCAGGTGGCCACGGCCGGACAGGCGGCCCTTCTTCTGCGTCCGGACCTCCGGCCCCTGCTGCAACTGCTGATGCGCCGGGCGTGTAGTGCAGGAGACGTGGCCCAGGAACTCGGGGTGCCGCTCGCCCGCGCGTCCTACCTTCTGGGCACCCTGCAGCGGGAGGGCGTCGCCTTCGTGGAGAGGACGGACCCGCGTGCGGGACGGCCGGTCAAGCGGTACCGGGCGGCCCCCAGATGGTTCGTTCCCTACGAGGTCACGTCGTCGGAGACGCTCGAAGGGTTCTGGCTGACCCAGCTGGGGCCGAGGATGGACGCGCTGGCCGCGCTGGCCGCACGGCAGTTGCAGGAGGACCGTCCAGTCTGGGGGTTCTGGCTCTCGCAGGGCGAGATGCACAGCAATCTGGAGATCGGGGACGGCCAGGGTCCGGCCAGAGACCTGTTCGCCAGCGACGAACCCCTGATGCTCACTATCACGGCTCTCCGCCTGCCAGAGCCGCAGGCGCGGCTGCTCAAGCGGCGTCTCTTGGCGGTCCTGAAAGAAGCCGCGTCCTGGGAGGCCGAGAAGGCGCCCACCTATACCCTCAGCCTCCTGCTTGTCCGGGGTGGGGTGGAGTAGCCCCGGACCTGCCGCGTCCCGAGCAACCGGAGACGGGTATCCGGGTCTGGGGGCTGCCGGACTGGTCGCGTTCAGGCCGGTTCCCCGCATGTAGGGCCAGCTTTCACCTTCCGGTGGGGCTGCACGCTTGACATCTTGGGAGGGGCTTACTAAGCTGGCAGAGTCGTTAAATTAATTAAGTAAAGGAGACGAGATGCGCTCCCAGAAAGTGGACCAGCGGGCTGCGCGGGTCATCCACCGCACCATGATTCTCAACGAACTGCGCCGGCATGGGCCGATGAGCCGCACCCAGCTCGCCCAGCGCACGCAGCTGAGCACTGCAGCGGTGTCCTTCGTGACCGCCGACCTGATCGCCGAGGCCCTGCTCGTCGAGCAGTCGCAGCAGGCGAGCCGGGGCCGGGCCGTCCCGCTCGACGTCAATTACGCCGGACATTTCGCCGTGGGCCTGAAGGTGATGGAAACCCGTCTGGAGGCCGTGCTGACCGACCTCTCGCTGCGCACCCTCGCCGAAACCACGGTGGAGTACGCCGACCACACCCCGCAGAGCGTAACTGCTGCCGCTGCGCGCGCCACCACCAAGCTGCTCGCGCAGGCGGGTCTGGGCCGGGAGCGCCTGGGCGGGGTGGGGCTGGGGCTGGCGGGCAACATCGACCCCCGCAGCGGCCTGTGCGTGAACTCCTTCCGGCTGGGGTGGCATAACGTGCCCATCACGGCCCTGATCTCGGAGGCGACCGGGGTACCGGTGTGGGCCGACAACGACGTGAACGCCTTCGCCACCGCCGAGCGTCTGCTGGGCCGGGGCAAGCACGCCCGCGACTTTCTGGTGGTCACGGTGGGGCGCGGCATCGGCTCTGGCCTGGTACTGGGCGGCGAACTGTACCGGGGCGGCCGGGGCGGCGCGGGCGAGCTGGGGCACCTGCTCTCGGAACCGGGCGGGCGGGTGTGCGAGTGCGGCAAGCGCGGCTGTCTGGAAGCCTACGCCTCCGAGCCGAGTCTCGCGCAGCAGCTCGCCGAATCAGGCGAGGGTCTGCACGGCGCCGCCGATTTCGCGGCGCTGGTGGAGGCGGGGCACCCCGGCGCCCTGGCCCTGGTGACGGACGCGGGTACGCGGCTGGGGCGCGCGCTGGCGCAGGCCGCCAACCTGCTCGACCCCGAACTGATCATCGTGGGGGGCGAGGGTGTGCGCCTGGACGAGGCCCTGTTCGCGCCGGCACGCGCGGCCCTAACCGCTCATCTGCACGCGCCGGGCGCCCGCAGCAGCCTGCCGGTGCTCGTCGAACCCTGGGGCGACGACGCCTGGGCCTGCGGCGCCGCCGGTCTGGTGGTCGAGCAGTTCTTCGGCGACCGGGAGCAGGCTCATGCAGCCGGTTCGGGCGTGCCCATGTAGCCGCTCTCCGCGTCCACTCTTTCCTTCTGTTCTCCCGAGCGCGCCGGAACCCGCCCTGGTTCCCAAAGGACCACCGAATGCAAAAGCTCCTGACCCTGACCGCCGTGCTGGCCGCCGCCCTGACCGTCTCCGCCCACGCGCAGCAGCCCAAGAACGTCTTTACCGTAGTGCGCCCGACCCAGTGGGGCGCGCAGAACTTCAACCCCTTCGCGCCCGGCGACCAGCACCTGCTGCCGACCAACAGCGCCATCTACGAGTCGCTCTT harbors:
- the araA gene encoding L-arabinose isomerase; this encodes MTHPAPTQLATPALWFVCGSQHLYGPETLEQVARNAQEVGAGLDASGASPLPIVSKGVLTTPDDIRRLCLEANADPECAGLILWMHTFSPAKMWIGGLSQLRRPFVHLHTQYARDLPWDSIDMDYMNLHQAAHGDREAGFLHTRLRLERKVVVGHWSDPEVQARLGTWARAAWAWSDLQGAKFVRFGDNMRQVAVTEGDKVAAETRFGFSVNTHGVGDLVARVDAVTDAEVDALIQTYLAEYDVAAELRPGGERHGSLRDGARIEAGMRAFLQEGGYKGFTDTFEDLHGLKQLPGLATQRLMAEGYGFGGEGDWKTAALVRAMKVMAHGLEGGTSFMEDYTYHLEPGRHQVLGSHMLEICPTIAAEKPRLEVHPLGIGGKADPVRLVFDGETGAAINVSLIDLGSRFRLIVNEVDSVEHPDLPELPVARVVWECRPDFKTACAAWIYAGGAHHTGYSTALTTEHIEDFAAMANVELAVIDADTRLRPFREELRLNDLYYVLSQGLRV
- a CDS encoding LacI family DNA-binding transcriptional regulator, with the translated sequence MRRDEAAAVTIHDVARQSGVSYQTVSRVVNNHPSVADTTRARVQEAIAQLGYRPSLLAKSLSTRRSMLLGVVAYGTEQYGPSQFVQNVQRSARTHSYEVLLVTLREFEEAAMLEAVARLGQFGVDGLVLLAPHHAHGVVRRLGTQVPFIVVDATEEVDGTTVSIDQAGGAALAVEHLIGLGHRAILHISGPKEWSDAELRYQGYVQTMESHGLAPLPRFEGDWSPASGFAAAQRALDSGVSFTALTVGNDQMALGAVAALRAAGRSVPGDVSVVGFDDIPEAAYFEPPLTTVAQDFGLLGRKSLEELLRRIAEPASRSRHVIFQPQFVLRSSTRRLGEEEPGWSR
- a CDS encoding MFS transporter; this encodes MTSSLWNRSFVIWLLGAAQSQFGTALAGIALSFLVLHQTGSARQMALTLACSLIPNLLMPFAGVLVDRFPLKWPLIGADLLRGALQLTVGGLALAWGDVPLWAINLAALLTGLAGAFAGPASNAAVPTLVPAEALGRANGLLGSVGRGAWLLGTLAGGAVVAQWSPAAAIVADGLSFLLMAALMGWVRLPREVGTPGAPLDLIGDLRGGLQVMGRSRLLVLAPIIALLLNASLAPVTAILPKLFSSIGAQATGYATFLALESLGMLLAGAATVAFGPRFDPQKVIAAGLVLTSLTYAVLWALPQVAVLWTGAALLGFGFGLINIPFQTLLQQLVPQQFLGRVFSVLGMVSGLGMPLTLLLVSPILDRLPLGLWFAFAALAQGTGGLVWLWAIRAAPRPLPEVAPAS
- a CDS encoding ROK family protein → MRSQKVDQRAARVIHRTMILNELRRHGPMSRTQLAQRTQLSTAAVSFVTADLIAEALLVEQSQQASRGRAVPLDVNYAGHFAVGLKVMETRLEAVLTDLSLRTLAETTVEYADHTPQSVTAAAARATTKLLAQAGLGRERLGGVGLGLAGNIDPRSGLCVNSFRLGWHNVPITALISEATGVPVWADNDVNAFATAERLLGRGKHARDFLVVTVGRGIGSGLVLGGELYRGGRGGAGELGHLLSEPGGRVCECGKRGCLEAYASEPSLAQQLAESGEGLHGAADFAALVEAGHPGALALVTDAGTRLGRALAQAANLLDPELIIVGGEGVRLDEALFAPARAALTAHLHAPGARSSLPVLVEPWGDDAWACGAAGLVVEQFFGDREQAHAAGSGVPM